In a single window of the Silvimonas iriomotensis genome:
- the cyoA gene encoding ubiquinol oxidase subunit II produces the protein MPNLIGRARNWRGLWGVLPILLSGCQGGILDPKGQIAADEKSLIITATVLMLLVVVPVIILTFVFAWKYRASNTAAEYKPKWSHSGKIEAVVWIIPIIIVTGLSVLSWQSTHKLDPYRPLESAVAPVNVEVVSLNWKWLFIYPDLGIASVNELAFPKDTPVNFRITSDAAMNSFFIPQLGGQIYAMAGMETKLHLTAAEAGTYHGISANYSGGGFSGMKFNAIATETPEQFNAWVAHVKATGKPLDAQTYIGLTAPSENNPAAYYTLAEPRLFPAVLHKYMAGRQSMAASDEEIKVAELSRVLCKTPTLAPVKE, from the coding sequence ATGCCAAACTTGATCGGTCGTGCCCGCAACTGGCGGGGACTCTGGGGGGTGTTGCCCATTCTTCTATCCGGATGCCAAGGGGGCATCCTCGACCCGAAAGGCCAGATCGCCGCGGACGAGAAATCCCTCATCATCACGGCCACTGTGTTGATGCTGCTGGTCGTCGTACCGGTCATCATCCTTACCTTTGTGTTCGCGTGGAAATACCGCGCCAGCAACACCGCTGCCGAGTACAAGCCCAAGTGGTCGCACTCCGGCAAGATCGAAGCCGTGGTCTGGATCATCCCGATCATCATCGTGACCGGTCTGTCCGTGCTGTCCTGGCAATCGACCCACAAGCTTGATCCGTATCGTCCGCTGGAGTCCGCTGTGGCCCCGGTGAACGTCGAAGTGGTCTCGCTGAACTGGAAATGGCTGTTCATCTACCCGGATCTGGGTATCGCCTCGGTGAACGAACTGGCCTTCCCGAAAGACACGCCGGTGAATTTCCGCATTACCTCTGATGCTGCGATGAACTCGTTCTTCATCCCGCAACTGGGTGGCCAGATTTACGCCATGGCCGGCATGGAAACCAAGCTGCACCTGACCGCAGCTGAAGCCGGTACCTATCACGGTATTTCGGCCAACTACTCCGGTGGTGGTTTCTCCGGCATGAAGTTCAATGCCATCGCGACCGAAACACCTGAGCAGTTCAATGCCTGGGTTGCCCACGTCAAGGCCACTGGCAAGCCGCTGGATGCACAGACCTATATCGGCCTGACCGCACCGAGCGAAAACAATCCTGCTGCGTACTACACGCTGGCCGAGCCGCGCCTGTTCCCGGCTGTGCTGCACAAGTACATGGCGGGTCGCCAGTCGATGGCGGCATCGGATGAAGAGATCAAGGTGGCCGAGTTGAGCCGTGTTCTCTGTAAAACACCAACCCTGGCACCTGTGAAGGAGTAA
- a CDS encoding glycoside hydrolase family 64 protein: MPNQPRFLLSKQRTLALLLAGLVAAPLPLVATLVAPTAMAASVSSGYTALAGGSVQFYANGGVWADLHYTVNGGAQMNIRMGNSGTNNSYTVTGIPAGAVVRYFFTVGQSDGSAQDTAWAQFTYSAPTPTPAPTPVPTPTPTPAPTPAPTPAPTPAPTPAATYGANALSGGVVAFYANGGSWADLHYSVNGGGQANVRMSNSGTNNTYQITGVANGATVNYWFTIGQANGSAADTPAQTLTYSTATPTPTPTPTPTPSPSGGVVFPAAGTTFNLVNGTNGAYADSQVYWTMVGKDPATQGYVHVNCAGALIPMSTADNNAQTKGGQSYANYSIPLSQCKSVTVPAITSARIYLSVGSPMFMSAVGSPATGYTGPNIDNPTDPNSNVIFDFIEMDVSAASFFGNTTRVDQFGFPVLLRLQGQGGTDQTVGETETRAALFQAFAAQTPAPFSQLATVQAPYRIVAPAHGGFGAGGAYSTYLDSYIQAIWSQYASQPLVFTDAQGTFTGHVVNGQFVFTDSAGTYYINHMPTTSEVLLGNGVFNDASNAAAGVPTAKQLQIQAQLAAAMNRHVAENPAVWDNAGAFYSAAPTNYYAQFWHAHSIDQLSYGFSYDDVRGFSSSLIGANPTVATITVGW, translated from the coding sequence ATGCCAAATCAACCCCGGTTTTTGCTGAGTAAACAACGTACGCTGGCGCTGCTGCTGGCCGGTCTGGTGGCTGCACCGTTGCCCCTGGTGGCCACGCTGGTTGCGCCAACGGCCATGGCCGCGTCGGTCAGTAGCGGCTATACCGCGCTGGCGGGCGGTTCGGTGCAGTTTTATGCCAACGGCGGCGTCTGGGCCGATCTGCACTACACCGTGAATGGCGGTGCGCAGATGAACATCCGCATGGGCAATAGCGGCACCAACAACAGCTACACGGTGACGGGCATCCCGGCCGGCGCGGTGGTCCGCTATTTCTTCACGGTGGGCCAGAGTGACGGGTCGGCGCAGGATACCGCCTGGGCCCAGTTCACCTACAGCGCGCCCACGCCAACCCCGGCACCCACCCCGGTACCGACCCCCACGCCGACGCCGGCCCCAACACCGGCTCCAACGCCCGCGCCGACACCTGCGCCCACGCCAGCTGCAACCTATGGCGCCAATGCGCTCAGCGGCGGGGTGGTGGCGTTCTATGCCAATGGCGGCAGCTGGGCTGATCTGCATTACAGCGTCAATGGTGGCGGTCAGGCCAACGTACGCATGAGCAATAGCGGCACCAACAATACGTACCAGATCACCGGTGTGGCCAATGGCGCGACGGTGAATTACTGGTTTACCATCGGCCAGGCCAATGGTTCTGCGGCCGATACCCCGGCGCAAACGCTGACCTACAGCACGGCCACGCCGACACCGACACCGACGCCCACACCAACGCCGTCGCCTTCCGGCGGCGTGGTGTTCCCGGCGGCCGGGACCACCTTCAACCTTGTGAATGGCACCAACGGCGCTTATGCCGATAGCCAGGTCTACTGGACCATGGTTGGCAAAGACCCGGCCACCCAGGGCTATGTGCATGTGAACTGTGCCGGCGCGCTGATCCCGATGTCGACTGCCGACAACAACGCCCAGACCAAGGGTGGTCAGAGCTACGCCAACTATTCGATTCCGCTGTCGCAGTGCAAATCGGTCACGGTCCCGGCGATCACCTCGGCGCGGATTTACCTCAGCGTCGGCAGTCCGATGTTCATGTCCGCCGTGGGCAGCCCGGCCACGGGGTATACCGGCCCCAACATTGATAACCCGACCGACCCCAACAGCAATGTGATCTTTGACTTCATCGAGATGGATGTCAGCGCGGCCAGTTTCTTTGGCAACACCACGCGGGTGGATCAGTTCGGCTTCCCGGTGCTGCTGCGCCTGCAAGGGCAGGGCGGTACGGATCAGACCGTGGGCGAAACCGAAACCCGCGCCGCGCTGTTCCAGGCGTTTGCTGCCCAGACGCCGGCACCGTTCTCGCAACTGGCCACCGTGCAGGCGCCGTACCGGATTGTTGCGCCGGCGCATGGCGGGTTTGGTGCGGGCGGCGCGTACAGCACTTATCTGGATAGCTACATCCAGGCCATCTGGAGCCAGTACGCCAGCCAGCCACTGGTGTTTACAGACGCGCAGGGCACGTTTACCGGTCATGTGGTCAACGGCCAGTTTGTGTTCACCGACAGCGCCGGCACCTATTACATCAACCACATGCCGACGACATCCGAGGTGTTGCTGGGTAATGGCGTATTCAACGACGCCAGCAATGCTGCGGCCGGTGTCCCGACGGCCAAGCAATTGCAGATCCAGGCACAACTGGCCGCCGCCATGAACCGTCACGTGGCAGAAAACCCGGCGGTCTGGGACAACGCCGGCGCGTTCTACAGCGCCGCCCCGACCAACTACTATGCGCAGTTCTGGCATGCGCACAGTATTGATCAGTTGTCTTACGGGTTCTCTTATGACGACGTGCGCGGCTTCAGTTCATCGCTGATCGGGGCCAACCCGACTGTGGCGACGATTACGGTCGGCTGGTAA
- a CDS encoding acyltransferase family protein, with the protein MTQPAPVASPNLRIPEINGLRGLAIMAVVWHHLSIALAFHPPAIFGVSSGMFLINGWTGVNLFFMLSGFVLYLPYAAQKRQITTQADAWTFYKHRFFRLIPLYYLVSISTLVLCGRLAEPHFRILREAATVATLTFPFLPGTFVPTSNWALWSIGTEMLFSLVFPLLALLIARRGIWPVLVCVLLFSLSVRGIRMLDPPDKGPDWISDALLLGRLDEFVIGMALASAYVHRTCLRWPTLFSGTLSAVLLLIGWYGYEQCINRAVNFEWKAILDNVFDLGLALLLMMVLNGAPSLRFLRWRVLQLPGMACYSIYLWHLPVMNALGLFKGNTQPVFIVTAILGTLFLAALTYRFIEFRAAPDWRALFLVGPYAPALTTAASTPALHDAALQPSRQIG; encoded by the coding sequence ATGACCCAGCCAGCCCCAGTCGCATCCCCCAATCTGCGCATTCCGGAAATCAACGGCTTGCGCGGGCTGGCCATCATGGCGGTGGTCTGGCACCACCTGAGCATTGCCCTGGCGTTTCACCCGCCTGCGATATTCGGCGTGTCTTCCGGCATGTTTTTGATCAATGGCTGGACTGGCGTCAATCTCTTTTTCATGTTGTCCGGATTCGTTCTCTATCTGCCTTATGCGGCGCAGAAAAGGCAGATCACCACGCAGGCGGACGCCTGGACTTTCTACAAGCACCGGTTTTTCCGCTTGATCCCGCTGTATTACCTGGTTTCCATCTCGACGCTGGTGTTGTGCGGCCGGCTGGCCGAGCCGCACTTTCGCATCTTGCGCGAAGCGGCCACCGTTGCAACCCTGACCTTCCCGTTCTTGCCCGGCACCTTTGTGCCCACCTCCAACTGGGCCTTGTGGTCGATCGGGACTGAAATGCTGTTCAGCCTGGTTTTCCCCTTGCTGGCCCTGCTGATCGCGCGGCGAGGCATCTGGCCCGTGCTGGTTTGCGTCTTGCTGTTTTCGCTCAGCGTGCGCGGCATCCGCATGCTTGATCCGCCAGACAAAGGGCCGGACTGGATCTCAGACGCCCTCTTGCTGGGCCGGCTGGATGAATTTGTCATCGGCATGGCGCTTGCTTCCGCCTATGTGCATCGCACCTGCTTGCGTTGGCCCACGCTGTTTTCCGGCACACTGTCGGCCGTCTTGCTGCTCATTGGCTGGTACGGGTATGAGCAATGCATTAATCGCGCGGTCAATTTCGAATGGAAGGCGATACTGGACAATGTATTCGACCTGGGCCTGGCGCTATTGCTGATGATGGTGCTCAACGGCGCGCCCTCGCTGCGCTTTTTACGCTGGCGGGTGCTGCAACTGCCCGGCATGGCCTGCTACAGCATCTATCTGTGGCACTTGCCGGTCATGAACGCACTGGGCCTGTTCAAGGGCAATACCCAACCCGTGTTCATTGTGACGGCGATACTGGGCACGCTTTTCCTGGCCGCGCTCACTTACCGGTTTATCGAGTTCCGGGCCGCGCCAGACTGGCGGGCGCTGTTTCTGGTCGGGCCGTACGCGCCGGCACTCACCACCGCAGCGTCTACCCCGGCCTTGCATGATGCGGCCTTGCAGCCCTCCCGCCAGATCGGCTGA
- a CDS encoding DUF2164 domain-containing protein: MSMELDKDAHKAALDSLEKYLRDELELDVGNLEIAGLLTFFVQEIGPSLYNKGVRAAQEQMQARVADIDMEVYADEFGYWKKSPRRR, from the coding sequence ATGAGTATGGAACTGGACAAGGACGCCCACAAAGCGGCGCTCGATTCGCTGGAAAAATATCTGCGCGATGAACTGGAGCTGGACGTCGGCAATCTGGAAATCGCCGGTTTGCTGACCTTTTTTGTGCAGGAAATCGGTCCCAGCCTGTACAACAAGGGCGTGCGGGCGGCCCAGGAACAGATGCAGGCGCGGGTGGCGGATATCGACATGGAAGTCTACGCAGACGAATTTGGCTACTGGAAGAAATCGCCCCGCCGCCGCTAA
- a CDS encoding tyrosine-protein phosphatase → MQRDIPLQGARNVRDLGGLHSRTGRTLRTHRFVRADSLEALHAIDVIQLLDYGVRMDIDLRGQRERRQWGDALSRVAEIQYAPISLLDGLDQHLDNVPASLGTLYVDVLRYCRHGFLAIFRQILSQPEGCVLFHCSAGKDRTGMVAALLLNLAGVPDEDIIADYTRSATNLHLALAQFGEQNAPELRHLLGAEPEHMVMFLDHLRRHYDGAVGYLTLIGLDPSEIGSLRASMFD, encoded by the coding sequence ATGCAAAGAGACATCCCCCTGCAAGGCGCGCGCAACGTGCGCGATCTGGGCGGCTTGCACAGCCGCACCGGGCGTACTTTGCGCACTCACCGGTTTGTACGTGCCGATAGTCTGGAGGCACTGCACGCGATCGACGTGATCCAGTTGCTCGATTATGGCGTGCGCATGGATATCGACCTGCGCGGCCAGCGGGAGCGGCGTCAATGGGGCGACGCCTTAAGCCGCGTGGCAGAAATCCAGTACGCGCCGATCTCCTTGCTGGACGGGCTGGACCAGCATCTGGACAACGTCCCCGCCAGCCTTGGCACGCTGTATGTGGATGTCTTGCGCTATTGCCGGCACGGCTTCCTGGCTATTTTCCGGCAGATACTCTCGCAGCCGGAAGGATGCGTCTTGTTTCATTGCTCTGCCGGCAAGGATCGCACCGGTATGGTGGCGGCATTGCTGCTGAATCTAGCGGGCGTGCCGGATGAAGACATCATTGCCGACTACACCCGCAGCGCCACCAATCTGCACCTGGCGCTGGCGCAATTTGGCGAACAGAACGCGCCCGAGCTGCGCCATCTATTGGGGGCCGAGCCCGAACACATGGTGATGTTCCTGGACCATCTACGCCGTCACTACGACGGTGCCGTCGGTTATCTGACCCTGATCGGGCTTGATCCATCGGAAATCGGCAGCCTGCGCGCCAGCATGTTTGACTAA
- a CDS encoding LysR family transcriptional regulator — MNLERISLEQLRVFAEVVRAGSFLGAAKAIGRTQSAVSYTVATLEQQLGIVLFDRSQYRPKLTPTGEALLGDAHAILERVDRLQARASAIEHGLEAELALAVDVYFPLSRLLDCLNDFRATFPSVTFRLYVEALGAVAERVLAGSAQLGILATLPELPPGLDGFSMPPIRVLAVASPDHPLVKYAGALDRATLQEHVQLVLTDRSALTEGRDYGVISSTTWRLSDLGVKHAMLLASMGWGYMPIHWVEDDLAAGRLVALPLDMQPKGGMQLAMHVATRIGQPVGPALRWWMERLRRPGGA, encoded by the coding sequence ATGAACCTGGAACGCATTTCACTGGAACAGCTGCGCGTCTTTGCCGAAGTAGTCCGCGCCGGCAGTTTTCTCGGGGCCGCCAAAGCGATTGGCCGCACCCAGTCTGCGGTGAGCTACACCGTGGCCACGCTGGAGCAGCAATTGGGCATTGTGCTGTTTGATCGCAGCCAGTACCGGCCCAAACTCACGCCGACCGGCGAGGCGCTGCTGGGCGATGCGCACGCCATCCTGGAGCGGGTAGACCGGCTGCAGGCGAGGGCGAGCGCCATCGAACACGGGCTGGAGGCCGAGCTGGCGCTGGCGGTGGATGTGTATTTTCCCTTGTCGCGCTTGCTCGATTGTCTGAATGACTTTCGGGCGACCTTTCCCAGTGTCACGTTCCGGCTGTATGTAGAAGCGCTGGGCGCAGTGGCAGAGCGTGTGCTGGCGGGCAGCGCACAACTGGGCATTCTGGCCACCTTGCCTGAACTGCCACCCGGGCTGGACGGGTTCTCCATGCCGCCGATCCGCGTGCTGGCTGTGGCCTCACCCGATCATCCGCTGGTCAAATATGCCGGCGCGCTCGACCGCGCCACGCTGCAAGAACATGTGCAACTGGTGCTGACTGACCGCAGTGCCCTGACTGAAGGGCGCGACTATGGCGTGATCTCATCCACCACCTGGCGTTTGTCAGACCTGGGCGTCAAACACGCCATGCTGCTGGCGTCGATGGGCTGGGGCTATATGCCGATCCATTGGGTGGAGGATGATCTGGCGGCCGGACGGCTGGTGGCGCTGCCGCTGGATATGCAGCCCAAGGGCGGCATGCAGCTGGCCATGCACGTGGCGACGCGCATCGGGCAGCCGGTGGGTCCGGCCTTGCGCTGGTGGATGGAACGCCTGCGCCGCCCTGGCGGGGCTTAG
- a CDS encoding pirin family protein yields the protein MNNTLQLPAVTRSREVERLVNGIPTTDGAGVRLTRVLTHDLQRRLDPFLMLDAFRSDNPDDYIAGFPSHPHRGFETVTYMLNGRMRHRDNAGNEGLLTEGGVQWMTAGRGIVHSEIPEQQDGLMEGFQLWVNLPGKNKMTAPWYRDIPAGDIPVRDLGNGASLKLISGLVAGVAGAITRDDTEPFYADLVIPAGQSVSLPLQASHNAFVYVYRGEASIGGRVVKSAQMGLLNNAAEADGVTITAGAVETRLIALSGKPLAEPIVQWGPFVMNSREQVEQAILDYQAGRF from the coding sequence ATGAACAACACCCTGCAACTCCCGGCCGTCACCCGCTCACGTGAAGTGGAGCGCCTGGTCAACGGCATCCCGACCACTGACGGCGCAGGGGTGCGCCTGACCCGTGTGTTGACGCACGATCTGCAACGCCGGCTGGACCCGTTCCTGATGCTGGACGCGTTCCGCTCAGACAACCCGGACGACTACATTGCCGGCTTCCCGTCGCACCCGCACCGGGGTTTCGAGACCGTGACCTATATGCTTAACGGCCGCATGCGCCATCGCGACAATGCCGGCAACGAGGGCTTGCTGACCGAAGGCGGCGTGCAATGGATGACGGCCGGTCGCGGCATCGTGCATAGCGAGATCCCGGAGCAGCAAGACGGCTTGATGGAAGGCTTCCAGCTGTGGGTGAACCTGCCGGGCAAGAACAAGATGACTGCGCCGTGGTATCGCGATATCCCGGCCGGCGACATTCCGGTGCGTGACCTTGGCAACGGCGCTTCGCTCAAGCTGATCTCGGGCCTTGTGGCCGGCGTCGCCGGGGCAATCACCCGTGACGATACCGAGCCGTTCTACGCCGACCTCGTTATTCCGGCCGGGCAAAGTGTCAGCCTGCCGCTGCAGGCCAGCCACAACGCGTTTGTCTATGTTTACCGGGGCGAAGCCAGCATTGGTGGCCGCGTGGTGAAGTCTGCCCAGATGGGTTTGCTCAACAACGCGGCAGAGGCCGATGGCGTGACGATCACGGCCGGCGCTGTAGAGACACGTCTGATTGCGCTTTCTGGCAAGCCGCTGGCCGAACCGATCGTGCAGTGGGGGCCGTTCGTGATGAACTCGCGTGAGCAGGTAGAACAGGCCATCCTCGACTACCAGGCCGGCCGCTTCTGA
- a CDS encoding pirin family protein: MSELIHIAGRAETVGGLPISRLLPAVQRRAVGPFVFVDHIGPAELAPGQGLDVPPHPHIGLATVTYLFEGIQLHRDTLGNEVLIEPGDINLMTAGRGIAHAERTPANARNGGKLHGVQTWIALPRPLEQCSPHFEHYPEQQLPRINRDGVQIHLLIGQLFGHISPVAVESPTIYAVLDLAPGASISIPADYAERALMLIHGEAHADNSVLAVNELVLLPQTGDTQITATQATRVLLLGGAPLDGPRTLWWNFVASDRELIEAAKVAWQEDRFGHIPNETERLPLPIKRLSAD, translated from the coding sequence ATGTCCGAGTTGATCCATATTGCCGGCCGCGCCGAAACCGTGGGCGGCTTGCCGATCTCGCGCCTGTTGCCGGCCGTTCAACGCCGCGCCGTCGGGCCGTTCGTGTTTGTTGATCATATCGGCCCGGCCGAACTGGCGCCCGGTCAGGGGCTGGATGTGCCGCCGCATCCGCATATCGGGCTGGCGACCGTGACTTATCTGTTTGAAGGCATCCAGCTGCATCGCGACACGCTGGGCAATGAGGTGCTGATTGAACCGGGCGATATCAACCTGATGACCGCCGGCCGCGGCATTGCCCACGCTGAGCGCACCCCGGCCAACGCGCGCAACGGCGGCAAGCTGCATGGCGTGCAAACCTGGATTGCCCTGCCGCGCCCGCTGGAACAGTGCTCGCCACATTTTGAGCATTACCCGGAACAACAACTGCCGCGGATTAACCGTGACGGTGTGCAGATCCATTTGCTGATTGGCCAGTTGTTCGGGCATATCTCCCCGGTCGCGGTCGAATCACCCACCATTTATGCCGTCCTTGATCTGGCACCCGGCGCCAGCATCAGCATTCCGGCCGATTACGCAGAACGGGCGCTGATGCTGATCCATGGCGAAGCGCATGCAGATAACAGCGTGCTGGCGGTGAACGAGCTGGTGCTTTTGCCGCAGACCGGCGATACACAGATCACCGCCACGCAGGCCACGCGCGTCTTGCTGCTTGGTGGCGCGCCGCTGGATGGGCCGCGTACGCTGTGGTGGAACTTTGTCGCCAGCGACCGCGAACTGATCGAGGCCGCCAAGGTGGCCTGGCAAGAAGACCGCTTCGGCCATATCCCCAACGAGACCGAACGCCTGCCCTTGCCGATCAAACGGCTGAGTGCAGATTGA
- the sbcB gene encoding exodeoxyribonuclease I, whose amino-acid sequence MAELTFFWHDYETFGAVPRRDRPAQFAGIRTDANLNEIGEPVELFCLPSPDFLPDPQSCLITGITPQDCLERGVAEHAFAAAIERQLAEPGTIGVGYNSIRFDDEMTRFLFWRNLIDPYAREWQNDCGRWDLLDTVRTAYALRPEGIEWPRGDDGKVSFRLELLTKANGLAHESAHDALSDVRATIAMARLIRDHQPRLFDFCLGLRKKDAVLKEIGSEPKVFLHVSGMFGVDRGCIAAVWPLGWHPTNKNELIVWDLAFDPAELAGLSSADIRQRMFSRTADLPEGVTRLPIKTIHINKSPIVIGNLKVLSPEMAARWGVDMDVIQMHAAAVAALPRPDWDAIYQREPLGKQDIDEDLYGGFVGNNDRRTLEKLRQLTPEQLAGARPAFDDRRLDDLLFRYRARNFAETLTADEQAQWQQLRVDRLIHGRGGYRTLEQFAEAIDTLSDTADERAAGILEALYDYAEQIAPEW is encoded by the coding sequence ATGGCCGAACTCACCTTTTTCTGGCACGACTACGAAACCTTTGGCGCAGTACCGCGCCGCGACCGCCCGGCGCAGTTTGCCGGCATCCGCACCGACGCCAACCTCAACGAAATCGGCGAGCCGGTCGAACTCTTCTGCCTGCCCTCGCCTGACTTTTTGCCCGATCCGCAATCGTGCCTGATCACGGGCATTACTCCGCAGGATTGCCTTGAGCGCGGTGTTGCCGAACACGCTTTTGCCGCCGCCATTGAGCGCCAGCTGGCCGAACCTGGCACCATTGGCGTGGGCTACAACTCGATCCGCTTTGACGATGAAATGACGCGCTTTCTGTTCTGGCGCAACCTGATCGACCCGTACGCGCGCGAATGGCAAAACGACTGTGGCCGTTGGGATTTGCTCGACACCGTCCGCACCGCCTACGCCCTGCGCCCGGAAGGCATTGAATGGCCCCGGGGCGATGACGGCAAGGTGAGCTTCCGGCTGGAATTGCTGACCAAAGCCAACGGCCTTGCGCACGAGTCCGCGCACGATGCGCTGTCTGACGTCCGCGCCACTATCGCCATGGCACGCCTGATCCGTGACCACCAGCCACGCTTGTTCGACTTCTGTCTTGGCCTGCGCAAAAAAGACGCCGTGCTCAAGGAAATCGGCAGCGAACCCAAGGTGTTTTTGCATGTGTCCGGCATGTTCGGCGTAGATCGTGGCTGCATTGCAGCGGTATGGCCGCTGGGCTGGCACCCGACCAACAAGAATGAACTGATTGTGTGGGATCTGGCGTTTGATCCGGCAGAACTGGCCGGGCTCAGCAGCGCCGATATCCGCCAGCGCATGTTTAGCCGCACGGCCGACCTGCCCGAGGGCGTGACGCGCCTGCCCATCAAGACCATCCACATCAACAAGTCGCCCATTGTCATTGGCAACCTCAAGGTGCTCTCGCCCGAAATGGCCGCGCGCTGGGGCGTGGACATGGACGTGATCCAGATGCACGCCGCCGCCGTGGCGGCCCTGCCCCGCCCGGACTGGGATGCCATTTACCAGCGCGAACCACTGGGCAAGCAGGATATCGACGAGGATCTCTACGGTGGCTTTGTGGGCAACAACGACCGGCGCACGCTGGAAAAACTGCGCCAGCTGACACCCGAACAACTGGCCGGCGCCCGCCCGGCCTTTGATGATCGGCGGCTTGATGATCTGCTGTTCCGCTACCGCGCGCGCAACTTTGCCGAAACGCTCACGGCTGACGAACAGGCGCAATGGCAACAACTGCGCGTGGATCGGCTGATCCATGGCCGCGGCGGCTACCGCACGCTGGAACAGTTTGCCGAAGCCATCGACACGCTCTCTGACACCGCAGACGAGCGCGCGGCCGGCATTCTGGAAGCGCTCTACGACTACGCGGAGCAGATTGCGCCGGAGTGGTAA